The genomic segment GGGGCGGGCGTGCTGGTCGTCCTGCTGCTGCCGATGCTCATCCGGCAGGGCGTGCGCGCCGGGCGGATGATGCGCGCACGGCGAGGCGATGCTGCGGCCGCATGGCGGGAGATCCGGGCGACACTGACGGATCTGCACCTGCCGGTGTCCGATGCCGACACACCGCGGTTGCGCGGCGCGCACCTCGTCGAGCGCGGCGCGCCTCCCGACGAGGTGCGACGGCTGGTGGATGCCGTGGAGCGGGTCAGTTTCGCGCGCTCGGATGACGGCATCGGCGACCTCGCACGGGAGCTCGCCCACGTCACCGCGGCGCTGCCGCGCGCCGTCGACGTGCGCGGCAGGCTCGCCGCTCTTCTGCTGCCGCGATCGCTGTTCGTGTCGGAGCGCTCTCGCGACCTCGTGGAGTGAGCGTACGCCGACCGTGCTGTCAGCCGGCGTTCGCCGCAGCGTGCTCCTCGCACGGAACGGCCCCGCAGGACGCGCACACCACGAACTGGGCGCGGCACGACGGATCGGGGCAGTTGGCCGTGCGGTTGGTGGCAGCGCCGCATCCGACGCAGGTGCCGATGACCGCTGCGTCGTCACTGAAGTCGATGGATCCGCGGCGGTCGAACACGTACAGGGATCCCTCCCACAGGCCCCTGTCACCGAACTCCTCGCCGTAGCGGACGATTCCGCCATCGAGCTGATACACCTCGCCGAAACCGCGCGAGACCATGAGGCTCGAGAGCACCTCGCATCGGATGCCGCCGGTGCAGTAGGTGACGACGGGCTTGTCCTTCAGATGGTCGTACGCGCCGGAATCGAGCAGCCGCACGAAGTCCCTCGTCGTCTCGGTGTCGGGGACGATCGCGTCCTTGAACCGGCCGATCTCGGCTTCGAGGGCGTTGCGTCCGTCGAAGAAGACCACGTCCTCGCGCTGCTCCACGAGTTCGTGCAGTGCGCCGGGCGACAGACGTGTGCCACCGCCGACGACGCCGTCCTCGTCGACACGCAGTTCTCCGGGCGCTCCGAAAGAGACGATCTCGTCGCGCACCTTCACGCTGAGCTTCGGGAAGTCGAGGCTGCGGCCTTCTGCGTCCAGTCCGCTCCCCTCGCTCCACTTGATGTCGGCCTTCGCGAACGGGGCATAGGAGCGGAACGATCGCGCCCACTTCTTCAGCGCGCGCAGCTCTCCGCCGAGCGTGCCGTTGATGCCGTGCGCAGAGATGATCAATCGCCCGCGCAGCCCCAGCGCCTCGCCGATGTCGCGCTGCCACACCCGGATCGCCTCGGGATCGGGCAGCGGGGCGAAGACGTAGAACAGGACGATCTTGGGGGTGCTCACCCTGAGATCTTAGGCGCGCCGACCTCGGGGTCCGCCGTGCGAGCGGCGCGACGAGCCCAGGCACCGGCCGAGTCGCTGGACAGGCAGAGCAGGGTGATGCACTGCACGGACGCCCCCAGGAGGGCGGAGTCCAGCCCGAGCACCGTGGTGCCGTCCATGTAGTCGACCGCCATGAACACGATCGAGACGGTGAGCAGGAGGATCAGTACCGCCCTGGAGCGGCGTCCGCGGGCGAGCACCATGCCCGCCATGATCAACTCACCGATCGCGAACAGCCCGAACACTGCGAGCACTCCGAGAAGCAGACTCATCTCAGCGGCGTCCGCCTCGGCGAGAGTCCGCCAGAGGTCATCATCCGTGAGCACCTCGATCAACTGCACGACCGCGACGAGGACCACGAGCGCCACCGCGACCGCGACGGTCAGGGGAACGCGGGCGATGGCGGGAACGGGCGCGCTGATGTCGAGCGGGGCACGAGGGGTGATCCCGTTCACGTCGATGATCGGCAGGTCGCCGTCGGTCTCGAATCGATCGCCGCCGCCGTTGCGGGAGTGATAACCGGTCGTGAAGTCGCGGAGCACGCGCACCTTCGCACCCGGATTCGCCTCCGTGACGCTCGAGACGACGTGGTCGCGCTCGATGTCGGTGTTCTCGTCGATGCGGTGGGTGATCTGCAGGGTGAAGAACGAGATCCCGACGTCGGTGTCGTACGTCGCCGCCCCCAGCCAGTCAGCGTGGGCACCACCGGGGAGCAGCCACCCCGGCGGCGAGTGCCAGAACCGCACATGGTGTCTCTGCTTGGGGTTTCCCTCCACCTCCTGCTGGTACGCGACGTCATGACGGCGGCCGAACAGCATGAGTGATGAGACGGGCGCGGTCGGATAGCTGCGCCTTGTGATCGTCGAGGTGATGATCCGCCATGTGGATGCCGCCGTGATCTCGTCCGCGTGATGCCAGCCCGCCGCGGACATGGCCTCATCGAGCTGCGCCGCGGTGCCGTCGATCCCGAGGTTCACCGGGTCGCCCAGCAGTCCGTCGGCCGTGCGCGTTCGGCCGAAGAAGTAGTCGGGGACGTAGAGGTCCGACAGCAACCGGTGCAGACGGGGAAGGACGAGGTAGGCGGTGATGGCCCAGATCGGGATCAGCCACGCCAACGCCCAGGGCGTGCGCACGCCCTGGATGGCGATGATGACGGCCAGCCACACGGCCGCCGCGGCTCCGATGAGGAAGGCGACACGGTCGAACACCGTCGCCCGAGGGACGGGCTGCTGCATCTGCAGCATCCACTTGCGGCGATGCGACGGCTCGGTCACGCGCTCTCCTGTACGTACGAGTCCCACCCGGATGCCTCCACTTTAGGGGGATCGACGCACCTGGCACGTCGCGCGTCGACGATCGGATAGACTGTTCAGGTTGTTCCTTGGTGACGTGTCCGAGCGGCCGAAGGAGCACGCTTGGAAAGCGTGTGTTGTGCAAGCAACCGCGGGTTCGAATCCCGCCGTCACCGCCAAATGACTGAAGGCCTCGCGAAAGCGGGGCCTTCAGTCGTTTATCGGACACTGGGGATTCGGGGAGGCACGAGCGGAGCGAGTACCGGATTCCCGCCGAAGGCGCCCGGTCAGGGCTCGAAGCGCACGCCGTACGACATCCCGTCGTCCGCCGTCGGCAGCCGATGCATCCCGATCCGCTCGTAGAAGCGTGCCGCGTTGACGTTGTCCGGGTTCATCCCGAGGTGGAGTCCCGGCACTCCCCGCCCACGCAGAGCCGCGAAGAGGGTCTCGATGAGCATCCGACCGACACCCTGCCCCTGAGTCTCGGGGAGAAGATCGATGTGCAGGTGCGCGGGGTAATCGCCGACGTTCGGCTCGCGCCCGGGCGCGCGGGCGTACGCGTACTCGACCAGCTTCTCCTCGCGGGTGCGTGGTTCAGCCGGCCGCGGGAAGCGGTCGGTGAACTGCGGCCACCACTCGTCGCGGAACCACTGCTCGAACGCCTCGGTGTCGTCCGTGCCGACCACGTAGCCGATGACCCGCCCGTCGTCGGCCTCGACGACCCAGGTCAGGCGGGGGTCCCGCACCGCGTACGGCACGGCGAAGATCAGGCCCCACAGCTCGTCATCGCCGAGGACTCCCGTCGCGTCCTTCCCGGAGTCCGCCGTCCGCACGCACACATCGAGCAGACCTGCACGGTCCTCATCGCGGAACGGGCGGATGCCGGTCACCGCGCGACTCCGTCGTCCTGCGAGGTCTCGGCCTCCGCGCGCACCGGTTCGCCGTCCACCGTCCGCCATCGCGTCCAGGTGAGAAGGAACCCGGCCATCAGCAGCGTGACACCGACGCCGACGAGTATGCCTCCCGCCGTGTCACTCAACCAGTGCACGGACACGAGGGTCCGCGAGAACGCCATCGCCAGCGCCCACACGGCGGCCACGATCCACACCCACAGCCGCGGGAACAGGACGACCGCCAGCGTCGCGAGCGTCGCGGCGTTCGCCGCATGCCCGCTCGGGAATGAACCGAAATCGGAGGTGACCAGCAT from the Microbacterium ginsengiterrae genome contains:
- a CDS encoding rhodanese-related sulfurtransferase; amino-acid sequence: MSTPKIVLFYVFAPLPDPEAIRVWQRDIGEALGLRGRLIISAHGINGTLGGELRALKKWARSFRSYAPFAKADIKWSEGSGLDAEGRSLDFPKLSVKVRDEIVSFGAPGELRVDEDGVVGGGTRLSPGALHELVEQREDVVFFDGRNALEAEIGRFKDAIVPDTETTRDFVRLLDSGAYDHLKDKPVVTYCTGGIRCEVLSSLMVSRGFGEVYQLDGGIVRYGEEFGDRGLWEGSLYVFDRRGSIDFSDDAAVIGTCVGCGAATNRTANCPDPSCRAQFVVCASCGAVPCEEHAAANAG
- a CDS encoding LssY C-terminal domain-containing protein; the encoded protein is MTEPSHRRKWMLQMQQPVPRATVFDRVAFLIGAAAAVWLAVIIAIQGVRTPWALAWLIPIWAITAYLVLPRLHRLLSDLYVPDYFFGRTRTADGLLGDPVNLGIDGTAAQLDEAMSAAGWHHADEITAASTWRIITSTITRRSYPTAPVSSLMLFGRRHDVAYQQEVEGNPKQRHHVRFWHSPPGWLLPGGAHADWLGAATYDTDVGISFFTLQITHRIDENTDIERDHVVSSVTEANPGAKVRVLRDFTTGYHSRNGGGDRFETDGDLPIIDVNGITPRAPLDISAPVPAIARVPLTVAVAVALVVLVAVVQLIEVLTDDDLWRTLAEADAAEMSLLLGVLAVFGLFAIGELIMAGMVLARGRRSRAVLILLLTVSIVFMAVDYMDGTTVLGLDSALLGASVQCITLLCLSSDSAGAWARRAARTADPEVGAPKISG
- a CDS encoding GNAT family N-acetyltransferase; translated protein: MTGIRPFRDEDRAGLLDVCVRTADSGKDATGVLGDDELWGLIFAVPYAVRDPRLTWVVEADDGRVIGYVVGTDDTEAFEQWFRDEWWPQFTDRFPRPAEPRTREEKLVEYAYARAPGREPNVGDYPAHLHIDLLPETQGQGVGRMLIETLFAALRGRGVPGLHLGMNPDNVNAARFYERIGMHRLPTADDGMSYGVRFEP